The Podarcis raffonei isolate rPodRaf1 chromosome 2, rPodRaf1.pri, whole genome shotgun sequence genome window below encodes:
- the LOC128409554 gene encoding zinc finger protein 14-like produces the protein MECEKREEKQFESMECGKSFTDSGTLGKHQRTHTGEKPFKCMECGKSFGWSSNLRIHKHTHTGEKPYKCKECGKSFSQIGHLRNHQRTHTGEKPYKCMECGNSFTDSGTLRKHQQTHMGEKTFKCMECGKSFSQRRSLRIHQRIHTGEKPFKCLECGKSFSTNRGLNIHHKTHTGEKPFECMLCDKSFTESRKLRIHHRTHTGEKPYKCMNCGKRFRHSETLRKHQRTHTGEKPFKCMECGKSFIDGTALSIHHQTHTGEKPFECMDCGKSFNRSGTLRLHQRTHTGEKPFNCMDCGKNFLDRGTLRIHQRTHTGEKPFECKECGKGFTSKGAVKRHQWTHSGEKPLKCMECGKSFIQRRELRAHYRTHTGEKPFKCTECGKSFNRSGTLRKHQWTHTGEKPFKCKECGKGFTNVGNVRRHQRTHTGETI, from the coding sequence ATGGAAtgtgaaaagagagaggagaaacaaTTTGaaagtatggagtgtgggaagagtttCACTGACAGTGGAACACTtggaaaacatcaacggactcacacaggggagaaaccatttaaatgcatggagtgtggaaaaagctttggTTGGAGTTCAAACCTTCGTATACATAAACacactcacacgggggagaaaccatataaatgtaaggagtgtggaaagagcttcagtcagattgGACACCTTAGAAACCATCAAcgaacccacacaggggaaaaaccatataaatgtatggagtgtggaaacagcttcaccgatagtggaacacttagaaaacatcaacagacACACATGGGCGAGAAAACAttcaaatgcatggaatgtggaaagagcttcagtcagaggagAAGCCTTAGAAtccatcaacggattcacacaggggagaaaccatttaaatgtttggagtgtggaaagagtttcagtacaAATAGAGGACTGAATATTCATCATAAAACTCACACTGGGgaaaaaccatttgaatgtatgctGTGTGATAAGAGCTTCACTGAGAGTAGAAAACTTAGAATCCATcatcgaactcacacaggggaaaaaccatataaatgtatgaattgtggaaagagattcaggcACAGTGAAACActaagaaaacatcaacggactcacacaggagagaaaccatttaaatgcatggaatgtggaaagagctttattgACGGTACAGCACTTAGTATCCATcatcaaactcacacaggggagaaaccatttgaatgtatggattgtggaaaaagcttcaatcGCAGTGGAACACTTAGActccatcaacggactcacacaggggagaaaccgtttaattGCATGGATTGCGGTAAGAACTTCCTTGATCGTGGAACACTTAGAatccatcaacggactcacacaggggaaaaaccatttgaatgtaaggagtgtggaaagggcttcacttCTAAGGGTGCAGTAAAAAGACATCAGTGGACTCActcaggggaaaaaccattaaaatgcatggaatgtggaaagagttttattCAGAGGAGAGAGCTGAGAGCCCATTATCgaactcacactggggagaaaccatttaaatgcaccgagtgcggaaagagcttcaatcgcagtggaacacttagaaaacatcaatggactcacacaggggagaaaccatttaaatgtaaggagtgtggaaagggcttcaccaATGTTGGAAatgttagaagacatcaacggactcacacgggagaaaccatttaa